The DNA segment GCAGAAGGGCGCAGATGTGGCTGGTTCCGCAGGGGCGATGgcatttttcgcacctgcgatgtacGCAGATGCAGTCCCGTGCTGGTAGAAGCGGAGGCTGCTGGTTAAGTGGACTTTGCAGAAgtagttccgcaggtgcggataagtggccgcaggtgcgaaaggtctgggcagaatgtttaaaaaatGAGAGTTCGCGATTTTGTCTTCATTTCAACATTTTGAACTCggtcttaggcgattttggagaggattttcgaagggattcttgaggtaagcttcttgtactcgttcttggtcaataatcttgttttcccactgattttacacctagttggtgagtttttgaggtgaaatttgtgGGTTTGAGGTTAGTGATTTGGAGAGTTAATTTTGGGGAATTGAATGCTATtggatgtcggattttgataaatttggtatggttaaactcgtgagtaaatgggctttcgggttttgtgatttttgtcggatttcgagacacaggcccaggggccgggtttgaaCCAATTTGGATTTTGGCTTAAAATtcgtatttttcttatggaattaattgctttagccgtattgattatattgtattacttgtggctagattcgggacgtttggaagCCGATTCGAGAAGCAAGGGAATTTTGGATTAGAGTTttggctcggattgaggtaagtaacagttttaaatctagtcctaagggtatgaaaccccgaattttgttgttatatgattgtttgatggtgacgcacatgctaggtgacgggcatgtgggcgtgcacagtgaaaattgtgacttggtccattccgtggaaCTGTAAAGTTGAAGAACTTGTCGTTACCTATATGCTCtccctgtgttatagaaatttggctgcaaatcatgttaggagtcatgcttaggctatacgattacactgttgggacccgcagataTCGTGTCCTCgttgaattaattgctaattgttgttttgtaacCAGTCACGATTCACTTgtgtatcatatctcagtctcttcttgTTTTTTACTGATACATtatattatctttgtttgggttggttttatttatgatttctgagagcccgagagactggagaggttggtgactgagttagggcctgagtgccgagatgtgagctatatgtatatatggatcaggttgcacaccgcaatgagccttagggctatatatatggatcgggttgcacgccgcaatgagccttaggattgtatatgtatatggattgggtagcatgtgtgtgtgtgtgtgtgtgtatatatatatatatatatatatatatatatatatatatatatatatatatatatatatatatatatatggatcgggttgtacgccgcaacgagccttatggctctttatatgggatcgggctacacgccgcaccagcatagcgcttgggctgaaagaccCCCTTTAgagtctgtacatccccagtgagcgcaggtacctattaagTGTGAGTGTTGAGAGCTAAGAGCCGAGTGATTAAGCTATTGAGAAAgtttgagtgattgttgccctgagaggctgtacttgctttcatTAGTTGTTGCACTTAGCTGCTATATGTCACTGTTTTGAAACTCTTGGAAGATATTGTATCCGATTTTACTTGAATTTTGTAatgtataaactgatttgacttaaactgcaggatttgaaagcatgtctactttcttgCTTAGATTATAGAAAACaaactataattgtgtagctcgtcactatctttcagttccttatttatgattgttacttactgagttagttgtactcacgctacaccacgtacttcgtgtgcagatccaggtgttcccggtcaTAGCGAGTGTTGATATTTGAGTAGCTGATCCCGGAGACTATCGAGAtagctgcatggcattcacaggccttgactctccttcattatctttatttgCATTTAAGTTCTTATTCCTTAGACATTGTAGTAGACCGTTCCTGGTATAGATGCTcgtgtactcggtgacaccctgGGTTTGGGTAAGATTTGTACTACGTTGTggatttatttatgtttttttaaaaggttttcttaaatattaactgcttccgtataattttcaaatcttttatttggttgaactggttgaatagttggcttgcctagttccacgatatgcgccatcacgacggttggttttgggtcgtgacacttttaggctattctattttcaaagtcaattcagaatagttgaatcaaggctcatttcataacatttctcacatcatttcatttcattggcaccattggccacaagtataactttcactcttggcatgTTGGCCAGTCTTTAtgtcccaattcacttatttaaCTTCCAACtctctttatagattatcaacaataagacatttctaatcaagactttaggtatatATACGAGCAATTAatagtcttaagcatattgagattttctcacataatttggcatcatagccttcatttgaaccatgactcaaagacatagcattttaatacatatatcattcttgaacacattcccaaaggataacataatgtgataggaacattcataacacgttttgaatacataattctcgacactttgcttattcgggacaatcgaacTTATTAGGAAcatctcggaacatagaataaagAACTTGatacaaccatacttgaaacttacgggaacatcatggaattcaattctaagagagtagtttagccaaaatacctcgctttgagctttcctttaattactacaacgttccggaaattctagcaatcccaatctattttgagacataacaaaattgatcataaattaggaaggtattcatggtttcagctcattttagcattttatcaaacactaggtgtgcaaatttggttacaaggttcttctataAGATTTCCTTTATTCCACAACCCAATCATTACTaatttaagctcaacaatcttcccacaaaacttattggtacatgcatgtattaATAATACtttcatacccaagaatcatactcctaatcaaccatcttctatccaaattcgaaattaaagactagggtatggaaccttacctcttagatgacgAACTTGTGAGCtttccttgttggattttaaagcttgGACAAGATATTGATGAACAAGgaatttgagcttcttcctcccTCTAGAATACTcttacttctctctaaaatcattagataattgccccaaaataagccccaaagcctatttatcaaaatgtagttaggttttgaaaataggaaaatggaccctccgaaatTAGGTATgtggtcgcacaatggaccgcacaattggtaTGCGGGTTGCACAATGGACCACAAAattggtgcccagaactgggctgcgCTGGCCAGGTTTTGCGACCATTTTGTGGTCGCATAACCACTTTTGCAATCGCATACTGATTTTGCGGTCGCACATCTGACCGCAGAATCACAttcttccagcctttggtaatttggtcataacttcttgtagaggtgtccaaatgacaaacggtttgaagcgttagaaactagactagaAGACCTTTTATTTGATAGGTCATCCATCACATAACTCCTTTTAATTTTATAGGTCATTCATCACATAacgccttatatatatgtagatatgctcgtccaaggtttggtcttgtgcgtactcatttgaaacattagtctatcatgaaatttcatacttgacttggacttagggctctccttagaccccacatcacttataatatgcctcgtacacttattatcatatccaattgatatccatcctATTAATAGTCCTCATCTTCACACATAAgtacttcaaatattttcggggtgttacattctcccctacttaagaGCATTAGTCCTAGAATGTTTCACAAGTCACTTTAAAGAATAGAGTTATCCTTCTacctccaaccattatacataggcacttatgactacatCGATCTcatacttcctttccaaaatttcaacttacttatggcccttAAAATTTGGCTATCAGTACAAATTCGTAAATATTTCAGTAGAGTtttccctgtaactgggcctatccacctgtcagagaatcaccaaaatcaccctatcaacacatccacaactcgaaaaagcatcacaatgtatatcaatagtactaatctcaacattacaggcATTATATTATCAAGAGTGATATCTCGACATAAGCTGcaaatatttaaatcataatacatagaaagtacctttcaaatcacaacCTTTTGCTATACAACCAAGAGAAAgcattttctttccacaacactttcGGATTTCAAGGTGACCTTCTCGACTCATAGAATTTGTCATAACACATTAACGGAGGCAATCTCAACTCCCAATCTTATCTAATAAGGATGACAAATAGATACccctcataatccaattatccattaacttcacttTCGCTAGCTTCCACCAAAACGATAGACAAAGTatttccaactaccttcttagacatagacacatgaaacactgggtacACGAAgtacaataatagggaaacatcatattcatagtttggcctatttccttcaagatttcataaggcctaatgtgactacacatactttacctttattaacaattcacatagcatcctcatggagaaaatattgagaataactcgttcactttcttcaactctaaatctctacgccgaacacccaaactaaacctttggcgacctccaacaattactctaagatgtgctagcatgaatatgaccataaaattatctatccaatatatttgatcacgggatgatgcttcttctttgacatgtttgaatcCTTCAACCCCCATGGGTTACTACCAATAAGAACaacaaggttcgagatttggctgtaattattcaagaatccatcaacgtGCCGAGAAGGGTATTTAAGAGGTCATATTCTAAGAGACATGAGGGtgaccaccaatagtgctgccacAATTAATCATTGTGACGAAATCATCAATTCAACAAATGAAGCATAaagttgcctagtaggcattgataatgtaggaaaaatcagtttaactcgaaatgagaatattctggcactctgaatgtgatatgggtttcaaaatacatgaaacTGCATTATGCTCTTGACGGTAACTAGCACAAGGAATCTATTCCACAAGCCCATGagaatgaaaaagaagttgaacacttgtgagattattatcattctgacagcttaacccttcctgatagttcatcctatatgagaggactagagatacaacaaacttgtcattcaaatcaatatgctctcatgttactagacgatgaaaaggattcatgataatataTACAAAGGAACAAAGTGATTGTTCAAGCCATATGAGCTACATACACCGGAGATAAAaatagtggctcaagaaggatcaCAACACTAGGctgctgtaacgacccgaccggtcatttcaaGCCCTAGCGTGCCAtttggcagtttgaggccatgagtagcttcatttcaggtattatgatttgtacgtatggtcagaattgaatttcgggaagtccggagttgatttagaaagaatattttcatttcggaagctttaagttgaaaaaatttactaaggtgtgatttcaggtaaatgacctcagaattaggatttgaaggttccaacaggtttgtatgatgattttggacttgggcgtatgtccggatcgggttttggatgacccgggagcgtttcagcgcctattgtggaaagttggcattttcaaaggatttcataaatttcgattgaagtgcatttcacttttattgatgtccgtttgggatttcgagcctaggaatagctccgtatggtaattctaGACTTAGGGgcgcatccggaagtggattaggaggtctgtaggtcgttttggggtcatttggcaaaaaatggaaatttgaagtttttggagagtttgaccgagggtggactttttgatatcgggttcggattcctGTTCCAGTACTTGGattaggttcgtaatgtcatttaagacttgcacgcaaaatttggcattAATCCGAGTTGATTTGTTAGGAATCGGACGCGCGGAAGTATTATTTTAAAGTTTTTGAGTTCACGAGTTAATCCATGCATTTTGGCATACGATTCgtggtttttgatgttatttcaatGTTTCAATcactcgagcaagtttgtatgatgttgttagacttgtgtgggtgtttggtgtggagccccgaggactcgggtgagtttcggacgttaGGGAGGATGAGAAAAACTTTAGTTTTTCTGGTGTTTCTTGGCAgctgttgcaggtctcgcaaatgtgagaatttgttcgcatttgtgaggaaGGCTTCGCAATTTCAAAGAAGCCTGAGCTAggcaatgttcgcatttgcgaccttggtAGTGTTCACATTTGTGACCTtggcagtgttcgcatttgcgaccccttggtcgcatttgcaaccccttggtcgcatttgcaaccttGGCAGTGGGAGccaggtttgcatttgcgatgagtttgttgcatttgcgaccttcGTATTTCCGAACCAggtgtcgcagatgcgacatctGAGACCTATGCTCAACTCTATTAaatgcgggacttaggccatatagctcattttctttcatctcttgggcgattttggagctcttggaatgGGCATTTTCACCTAGCACATTGAGGTAATTAATTTCTACACAacgtgagttaaatacatagattatgggtagattaacatgtataAATTTGGTAAAATCAAGGGCTTGGATGAAAaccaagattttggataaaaatgggatttgaccacgaaattagtTATGGAatatagtaaaaatcatatatttgagttcgtgaagttataggtaacaactttctttaaagAATTCCACATAATACGGGCCTGCTGGAGGTCTCGGAatacataaaacaacatcgaaactaagaatcgcaccctaaAACCAAATTAACCAACTTATGAACTCCAAACCTTTTCAACTAGCTCCGAATGcgacgaatcatacttagacaactcgaaatgacgtcaaattttgcataaaAGTAATAAATCGCCATACTAACCAATTCATAGGCTCGAAATCTCAAACAAaaatcgataacaccaaaatctacttcaaaccaaatttaataaACTCTAAAACCTTTAAGGCGCGAACTTTCAACATTAAACGCCATAACACTCCTGAATCGCTCGAAGCTTGATCCGAAtacatgcccaagtccaaaatcattataggaagctatcagaaccataaAACCCCGAtttcaaggtcgtttactcaaaatattgacttaagtcaaacttggccatcttaggccactattaaggaactaagtgttgcgatttcaacccgaacccttccaaaactaaaccaaccatccccgtaagtcataaaatagtaaaatcacaTACGGAAAGTCTTAAATAGGAGAACGAGGATATAGAAAGtaaaataaccggttgggtcattacagggTTGAACCTCAAGAAGTTTATAAGAGTGTTACGGCAAACATTTAAGTAAGCAACTTTATATACTtagattaactttcaaataataATGGTGTGTCAAATCTATTAATTGAACTAGGATGCTTTTATGAAGTAAACTAACAAACACTTAATAAGCAATATATTCGAGAAGTTGCAACAAATGGAGAAAAGCCTAGAGTTGTAGTCCTACCCTaggtgtaaacctaatgggtaaAGTCAATTATGCTTGCTTGATAGATCGGGGTTTGTTATGATTCACAAAACTCAagtactcactcaatacctcCCGATTAAAAAGATTAtgcccaatttagctttctcaaaACTAAATGGGTAGCTATAACTATAATTGATTATGAGCTCAAGTTCTCTAGTCCAAATCCGTTAATTAAACTAATCAATTCCTCAACTAGtttaattccttgttagccaagtttttctagacttagttcCTCTTTCTCAAGCAAGAACAAAATGTATGAACAATGTTTGCAACTATCAATTCTAATTTTAAAGCATAAATAATGCTAAATAACACTTAACCAAATCAGTAACAAGCATAATATTAATGACCCATAAGATTTACATACTAGGGTTGGATTATAACCCTAGATAAAAATTTAGCTACTTATACTACAAGTCATGGAAAGAGAGAATAagataaaatcaaaaataaaagaaagagtggAAGATCTTCTCCAATTGTATCTTATATTTGCTCAAAATAGCTAAAGGTAACTAACTCTAAGTTGCTACAGTGAAAAGATGCCCTAAAAAGCTATAAAGTTCTATTTATAGGGCTCCCGAAGTCTTTGACAAAAATGCCATTCGGAGGGTTTGCAGCCGCCAAATGGATTCTGCGGTCCTCACTTTGCTGGATTGACATTTCCTGTGCTTTTAGTGGATGAAGTTTTGCAGTTGCACTTCAAGCATTGCGGGCGCACATCAACTTTTACGGTCGCACTTTTAATTTCGTGGACCATATTTGAGGAGGTTTCAGAATCGACCAACTGCTCATTCTCTGATCTTTCAAGTTTGTCAGTACGAACCAATTTGCAGATCAAAGTGCGACATCATATTTTCTTATGCGGAACACACTTATGCCTGGAGTTCCTGAAGCTTCAGTTCTCCTTCTGCGGCCGCATTTCTTCTTTTGTGGACCGCAATCGCTTTTGTGGCTGCAGTTACATTTCTACGGACCGCACTTTTCTCTGTACTTCTCCTCTTAACTGAAATGGATAGAATCATCTCCTTTTGAGTCATTCTTCTCTATTGACCTTATACTTTCCAGCACACATGCAATTAAGCTATTTTCATTAGATTAGGGGATGAATTAGTACATTCAGACTAAAAATTATAGCAAGAAAGAACTTATAAGTGGTttaaatccacacttatcaaggCCACACTTGAAGAGAGACTGCTCATTGCAAACGGAGGTGAATGCTCTACTTGCTGCGGAGTTGAACAAAGAGAAGAATGCATGTGCAAAAATAAGCGCTATAGAAGTGGCCGAAGAAGGAGAACTAGAAATTGGGGCATTTTATATGTCCAATCAAAATACTTGTCCATGGTGAATCTGTCATAGACGAGAATGTCAAGTTTCAAATGGTGCGAGTGGTTTTATATGTTTATTTTACAGACGCACATAGAATCTTACTGACATACTATACGAAGGTAGTAAGTTAGTAAGGTACTCATTTTGTCTTTATCTAAATTATCCctaataatattttcataatggGTTAAAGTGAGGGGCTTTTTTAGTTGGAAAAATATGTTTCCATGAAAAAGGGATTAAGTGGAACAAAATTGATTGAGTAGTAGAGTCGTGAAAACGCttatttctttcatattttgGACCTTAGCTCCATGGAAGAATATGTTACTACCGAAACACGAAAGAATTTAAATCTTAGATTAGAACAGGAATAAATGGAAGAAAAGGGGTTGATATTCCTACAATATGATCTATTACGAGAGAGCAATCCTGACTTCGATAAATCATTCTTTTTCCAATATACGAAGTAGAAGATTTCACTAAGTTGATTCTTCGGAAATGTCGAATCAAGACATAATTgggcttatatatatatatatatatatatatatatatatatagacagaGAATAAATTCTTGTCAATTTGTTTCTTAGTTTGCATCTGCCTCAAAACATCAGAGTCAATTCCTTAAATCCAAGTATTAAAAATTACTCAACAAAGTCACTTTGTTTATTTTAAGAAAGTGATTGAATTATACTTTTATTACTAAGAAAATTAAAACACACCAGAAAGTCCCTTATTCTCACCAATATATTAGCTTAGTGTTAAGATTAATTGTATGACCCATTTAACTCAAAATACACTAGAGTATAATTTGAAAAAGCCATTAAATAAAcggattttaaaaaaagaaaaaaagaaagccTATGCATTACCATCAACATATTAGAAAACTTTGGAGTAATTAATTCAAGAACTTGAGCTGAAAATACTCGCTTTAGTAATCACAGGATCTTCAAATGTAAATTTCTAATCCTTCTGGAAAACCAAATCGAACATTCTATCCCCCCAACGACTCTTCACCTCCTATGTACCGTATATACCTATATCCAATTCATGATctctttggaaaaaaaaaaacgaaagaaTAGGTACAAGACTCAACGAAAGCTATTCTAACAAATGGAGTTAAATGCATTAGTAGAGGAATCTTTACATCGAAACTTcataaagaaaaagaataaagtgaAGGATAAAGACATAAATTTGATATTTCGATTGCTTTGATATTGTGCAACGAGTGAACTAAACAACGATTTTAGATCTTTCTATTCCTTCTCAGTGGACGCTCTACATAGAGAGATATCATATGGGTTGATTTGATCAAATTTAATTGATTTATAATTATAGAGTACAAGGCGACTGAGGGTTACCCATTTTTGCTCTTCACAGAGTATTTCTTCTTAAGAACTAATAAAGGGGTTTTCGGTGGTTTTGATTTCTAAGTGATAAAGATATAGTTAAGTAATTTTTTTgtcctaaaataaataaaagtgactTTCTTGAATAATTTTCAATACTTGAATGACCTTCTAAGGAAGTGACTCAAAATATCAAAGGAGAGTAGAATTTCAATAGCCAATAAGGCTACTTTGTAGAATTTCCATGATTGTAGGGACACAACCTGGAATTTAGGCGATtacaaacataaaaataatttaggtCACAATCTAACTAACTTATATATTTGGTTAGTTGGAGCTTACATTGTTTAAGGTAGAAGATTGCCGGCCGGCTAAGTCGTTGCTTTATCTTCAGTTCGTACatataatgaaacatcttatgaTTATAAAATCAAGCTGGTAGCTAAGCGTTATTATCAAGAAGAAGACTAGTAGCATTTTTTATGCATACGCACAAAGACTTTTGTAAAGTTCGTGAATTACAACTACCACTCAAGTTGTTGCCCCTGAAGCTGCACGAATTCACACGGCCTTTTGTCACTTCGATCAAATCCATTCAATTCAAACATTTATGTCCTACTCTTTTTGGCAAGGCAAGGGGCACGGACATTTTTTCCTAAAATCTACAAATGGTACTATTTATGTCTTTTAACATAAACTCTATTTCTCTCTTTATTACCTTCTTTCTAATTCCGTTTGTAAGTTCAGTCTACTTTAAAATACCACGTTTTGGTCCGGACGTGACTGATATACTCTATGAAGGAGATGCAGTTGCTTCTGTAGGAGAGATTGAGTTTACCAAAGTTACTTATCTTTGTCGCGTTGCACATGCTATCTACAGAGAGAAAGTACCAATTTGGGATCctgactctactaaacttgctgaTTTCTCCACACATTTTTCATTCACTATTGATACCCTAAATCGTTCTTTGTATGGCCATGGCATTGCATTTTTCCTCGCTCCGGTTGGTTTTCAGATTCCACCTAACTCAGATGGTGGTTTTCTTGGACTGTTCAATACTACCACCAGTGATTCAGCTCAAAAccaagttgttgttgttgagttcgACTCGTTTTCAAATCCCGAATGGGATCCTCCATTCGAACATGTTGGTATAAACAAAAATTCTATTGCTTCATCAGTGACAGCTCCTTGGAATGTTAGCTTACATAGTGGAGAGACTATTGATGCATGGATTACTTACAATTCTACGACAAAAAATCTAAGTGTCTTTTGGAACTATGGAAAAGGCTTCAATTCCAGCATATCTTATATAATAAACCTTAGAGAAGTTCTACCTTCGTGGATAACCATAGGATTCTCTGCTGCAACGGGTAAAAATGTTGAAAGACATACACTTGAATCGTGGGAATTCAGCTCGAGTCTTGATATAACAGAGTTAGGGGGAAATGGTCGCAGAAAGATTGGATTGATTGCAGGGTTAACAGCATTAGGGGGAGTTTTGTTTGTGAGCGCGATTTTGGCTTTAGTAATATTGAGGAAATGGAGAAGACGAAAGATGAAGAGAAATCCAGAGACAATAAGCTTAACATCTTTCAATGATGATCTTGAAAAGGGAGCAGGACCGAAAAAGTTTTCTTACGAAGAGCTGGATACTTCAACCAATCACTTCTCAGAGGAACGAAAGTTAGGCGAAGGAGGATTTGGAGAAGTTTATAAAGGTTACCTCATCGATCTTGATATCGCGATTGCTGTGAAGAAGATCTCGAGAGGGTCTAAGCAGGGGAAAAAGGAATACATAACCGAGGTAAAGGTTATAAGTCGGTTAAGACACAGAAATCTTGTGCAGCTAATTGGTTGGTGTCATGACCAAGGTAAGTTCTTACTTGTTTA comes from the Nicotiana tabacum cultivar K326 chromosome 14, ASM71507v2, whole genome shotgun sequence genome and includes:
- the LOC107790984 gene encoding L-type lectin-domain containing receptor kinase IX.1-like, which codes for MVLFMSFNINSISLFITFFLIPFVSSVYFKIPRFGPDVTDILYEGDAVASVGEIEFTKVTYLCRVAHAIYREKVPIWDPDSTKLADFSTHFSFTIDTLNRSLYGHGIAFFLAPVGFQIPPNSDGGFLGLFNTTTSDSAQNQVVVVEFDSFSNPEWDPPFEHVGINKNSIASSVTAPWNVSLHSGETIDAWITYNSTTKNLSVFWNYGKGFNSSISYIINLREVLPSWITIGFSAATGKNVERHTLESWEFSSSLDITELGGNGRRKIGLIAGLTALGGVLFVSAILALVILRKWRRRKMKRNPETISLTSFNDDLEKGAGPKKFSYEELDTSTNHFSEERKLGEGGFGEVYKGYLIDLDIAIAVKKISRGSKQGKKEYITEVKVISRLRHRNLVQLIGWCHDQGKFLLVYEFMPNGSLDCHLFGKRNPLSWNTRYKISLGLASALLYLHEEWEQCVIHRDIKSSNVMLDSSFNVKLGDFGLARLMDHELGPQTTGLAGTLGYLAPEYIKTGRASKESDVYSFGVVALEIATGRKSVDLGTGKSDAGLVEYVWELYGKGQLPSVVDEKLNLDFDAKQVERLMITGLWCAHPESNLRPSIRQAIHVLNFEAALPNLPIKMPVPVYYLPSSGEPAVSSGEPTMTYTSIDVGR